In Spirochaetota bacterium, a genomic segment contains:
- a CDS encoding SDR family oxidoreductase: MDKQWVLITGASTGIGRACAEQLASRGFGVYACARKKKDLDDLEKIAGVVPVKLDVTSPKDTSAALAFVMKRKTGLYGLINNAGIAVAGPLIDISDADMERQLDANILGVHRVTRTFLPLLIESAGRIVMMSSDSGFFATPFTGPYCASKFALEGYSDSLRRELLLCGVKVVIIEPGRVATPVWDKTEEILNMKGTSPFIETARKIGEQAVRKGRTTGLPPEAIARMVHRALTKKQPRLRYLVAPSTLKYRIVKVLPASMVDRMVKKELEKE, from the coding sequence ATGGATAAACAATGGGTACTTATCACCGGTGCGAGTACCGGAATCGGCAGGGCCTGCGCGGAACAGCTCGCGTCCCGGGGGTTCGGCGTGTATGCCTGCGCGCGCAAAAAGAAGGACCTCGACGACCTGGAGAAGATCGCCGGTGTCGTGCCGGTAAAGCTCGATGTGACAAGCCCGAAGGATACATCTGCCGCCCTCGCCTTTGTCATGAAAAGGAAGACCGGCCTCTATGGCCTGATCAACAACGCCGGCATTGCCGTTGCGGGACCGCTGATAGACATATCCGATGCCGACATGGAGCGGCAGCTGGACGCGAATATTTTAGGCGTCCACCGGGTGACGCGGACCTTCCTGCCCCTTCTCATCGAATCAGCCGGAAGGATCGTGATGATGTCCAGCGATTCCGGCTTTTTCGCCACTCCCTTCACCGGACCCTACTGCGCGAGCAAGTTCGCTCTAGAAGGCTACTCAGACTCCCTGCGCCGCGAGCTTCTCCTGTGCGGCGTGAAGGTCGTCATCATAGAGCCGGGCCGAGTGGCCACGCCCGTCTGGGACAAGACCGAGGAAATCCTGAACATGAAAGGCACCTCCCCCTTCATTGAAACGGCCCGGAAAATCGGAGAGCAGGCCGTCAGGAAGGGCAGAACCACCGGCCTTCCGCCGGAAGCCATTGCCCGGATGGTGCATAGGGCCCTGACGAAAAAACAGCCGCGCCTGCGGTACCTGGTGGCGCCATCGACGCTGAAATACAGGATCGTCAAGGTCCTGCCCGCATCCATGGTTGACAGGATGGTGAAGAAAGAGCTCGAAAAAGAATGA
- a CDS encoding isoprenylcysteine carboxylmethyltransferase family protein, producing MNKNIVKRMIQVLLTFILIGVVLFLSAWTVRWQWAWIFIGVSIAILIVNLFVLPAEVIEERGRKKENVKKWDRALSAAGIVPYFGLYVIAGLDYRLCWSVEINAGIRVMAVLAYFLASMVSTWAMVSNRFFSTMVRLQTERGHQVATGGPYRFVRHPGYVGFILSNLMIPIILGSLYGLMASAVSVALLVIRTGLEDKTLQAELEGYANYSQKVKYRLLPYIW from the coding sequence ATGAATAAAAATATAGTGAAACGAATGATCCAGGTTCTTCTGACATTCATTCTTATCGGGGTGGTGCTTTTTTTATCCGCCTGGACCGTGCGATGGCAATGGGCGTGGATTTTCATAGGCGTGAGCATCGCGATCCTTATAGTCAACCTCTTCGTCCTTCCAGCGGAGGTGATCGAGGAGCGCGGCAGGAAAAAAGAGAACGTGAAAAAATGGGACAGGGCGCTGAGCGCCGCAGGCATCGTACCCTATTTCGGGCTCTATGTCATTGCCGGTCTTGATTACAGGCTCTGTTGGAGCGTTGAGATCAATGCCGGTATCCGTGTCATGGCCGTGCTGGCGTATTTCCTCGCTTCCATGGTGTCGACATGGGCCATGGTTTCGAACAGGTTCTTTTCGACCATGGTCCGGCTCCAGACAGAGCGCGGCCATCAGGTCGCGACGGGGGGGCCGTACCGATTCGTGAGGCACCCCGGCTATGTCGGCTTCATCCTCTCGAACCTTATGATCCCGATCATACTCGGATCCCTGTACGGGCTGATGGCGTCGGCGGTTTCGGTTGCCCTGCTGGTCATACGCACCGGTTTGGAGGATAAGACATTGCAGGCTGAACTGGAAGGGTATGCGAATTATTCGCAAAAAGTAAAGTATCGCCTACTGCCTTATATCTGGTGA
- a CDS encoding HNH endonuclease produces the protein MVHFDTVSDDAHIGREKRKARELRHSAWWRRKIATGICHYCGKKFPPRELTMDHKIPLGRGGTSEKINIVAACKECNNKKKYLLPTEWDEYMKTLKS, from the coding sequence ATGGTACATTTCGATACTGTTTCCGATGACGCCCATATTGGCAGGGAGAAGAGAAAGGCGCGCGAACTGCGCCATTCGGCATGGTGGCGGAGAAAGATAGCGACCGGTATCTGCCATTACTGCGGGAAAAAGTTCCCGCCCCGCGAGCTGACCATGGATCACAAAATCCCCCTGGGACGCGGAGGCACATCCGAGAAGATAAATATCGTTGCGGCCTGCAAGGAGTGCAACAACAAGAAGAAATATCTGCTTCCCACCGAGTGGGATGAATACATGAAGACGTTGAAATCGTAA
- a CDS encoding cyclic nucleotide-binding domain-containing protein translates to MADSALTFKAGDVIFVQGENPSGLFMLQNGTLEILSASDEYDGLDRSIIISKSVRVGLISGKALLSGFSDHLSGAYRKSLRAVTDATVARYPIPRGGIQGFADSDPGQALNILKHVNNNIKTVGVIVAKYTKLYQTVCMMSDNMALMYREMSETNASERLHRNAEEIHKKFKSKGGSFPAEFDARFLIVDNSPSLDKKYLLPEAVQEHPGTKYDDFILRTLQLDQNVVISMFRSDPTMASSMYDGLSESLISSLDRVQEICHFVDNELAILFGDDDSWASYLVDRGGLSEWERSGKCSADFVKNLLSLVVKLNALYEELCGRKMTALFPGIRKIHGYYSSARTGGETATKREAPAVISTGALNKSIHQIFEFALMPKDFRTKLLKSLNEFKSAKNPFNTEPEGRKLRRQITALYWDLYKQAYIRSRSESAVPRPVQMMLSFGFLDEGLLEESQVTELSDLSRSREKSRDIPVLMETEFLNMIYEGKVEPSITEMGLTYQGHLEEMEKHKSRKEREEEQKVDENIGKVMYEIGQRLATTSAICSGSTATAFPILTALMVRGSLKQIYNNKQKIETITKEVRNIDFSVFYRETVLKIGEAREIIQEEVVPYFILLPIFGSRTLLWQDMTGTNKRSRGRIVVPIFFMGDLMKSLVHTFASFRWELNRDIKGAMWADPIEGGVTGEYFDYANTFKKMSKLSQEAKEKIEEKFRSIRNNRDRFADDYIQWVMYEKDGIMKLNNVVREMFFRHIPFRKELRGRLESMPAFTQPATRYKNIHKKEVEAYERRFKKYQDDSGQLPEELKKFFEFLDL, encoded by the coding sequence ATGGCTGATAGCGCTCTAACATTTAAGGCCGGGGACGTGATCTTCGTCCAGGGTGAAAACCCGTCCGGACTGTTCATGCTGCAGAACGGCACCCTGGAGATACTCTCCGCTTCCGATGAATATGACGGCCTTGACCGGAGCATTATCATTTCCAAGAGCGTGCGTGTCGGCCTTATATCGGGCAAGGCCCTTCTTTCCGGCTTTTCGGACCATCTGAGCGGAGCCTATCGGAAAAGCCTGCGGGCCGTGACTGACGCCACGGTTGCCCGGTACCCGATCCCGCGCGGCGGGATCCAGGGCTTCGCCGATTCAGATCCGGGCCAGGCGCTCAATATCCTCAAGCACGTGAACAACAACATCAAAACGGTCGGCGTCATCGTCGCCAAATACACGAAGCTGTATCAGACCGTGTGCATGATGTCCGACAACATGGCCCTCATGTACCGCGAGATGTCGGAAACCAACGCCTCCGAGCGCCTTCACCGCAATGCCGAGGAGATACACAAGAAGTTCAAGTCGAAGGGCGGCTCCTTCCCGGCGGAATTTGACGCGCGATTCCTCATCGTCGACAACAGTCCCTCCCTGGATAAAAAATACCTCCTTCCCGAAGCGGTGCAGGAACATCCCGGCACCAAGTACGATGACTTCATACTGAGGACACTGCAGCTCGACCAGAACGTCGTCATCTCCATGTTCAGGTCTGACCCGACCATGGCGTCAAGCATGTATGACGGCCTCTCGGAGAGCTTGATATCATCCCTCGACCGCGTCCAGGAGATTTGTCATTTCGTGGACAATGAGCTGGCAATCCTCTTTGGCGATGACGACAGCTGGGCTTCGTACCTGGTCGACCGGGGAGGCTTGAGCGAATGGGAACGGAGCGGCAAGTGCTCCGCCGACTTCGTCAAGAACCTGCTCAGCCTGGTGGTCAAGCTGAACGCCCTGTACGAGGAGCTGTGCGGCAGAAAGATGACGGCCCTGTTCCCCGGGATCCGGAAGATCCATGGCTATTATTCCTCGGCGAGAACGGGCGGGGAGACCGCGACAAAGCGGGAAGCGCCGGCGGTCATTTCGACGGGGGCCCTCAACAAGTCGATCCACCAGATCTTCGAATTCGCCCTGATGCCGAAGGATTTCAGGACGAAGCTGCTGAAGAGCCTCAATGAATTCAAGAGCGCCAAGAATCCTTTCAATACCGAGCCGGAGGGAAGAAAGCTCAGGAGACAGATTACCGCCCTCTACTGGGACCTTTACAAGCAGGCGTACATCCGCAGCCGCAGCGAGAGCGCCGTGCCGCGGCCGGTGCAGATGATGCTGAGCTTCGGCTTCCTCGACGAGGGTCTCCTTGAAGAAAGCCAGGTGACGGAGCTGTCGGACCTTTCCCGGTCGCGGGAAAAGAGCAGGGACATACCCGTGCTCATGGAAACCGAGTTCCTGAACATGATATACGAAGGCAAGGTGGAGCCGAGCATCACCGAGATGGGCCTCACCTACCAGGGGCACCTCGAGGAGATGGAAAAGCATAAATCCAGGAAAGAGCGCGAGGAGGAGCAGAAGGTCGACGAGAATATCGGCAAAGTGATGTACGAAATAGGGCAGCGCCTGGCCACCACATCCGCCATCTGTTCCGGTTCCACGGCAACCGCCTTCCCGATCCTGACGGCGCTGATGGTACGGGGAAGCCTGAAGCAGATATACAACAACAAGCAGAAGATCGAGACCATCACCAAGGAGGTCCGTAACATTGATTTTTCAGTGTTCTACCGCGAAACGGTGCTCAAGATCGGCGAGGCCCGCGAGATCATACAGGAAGAGGTGGTCCCGTATTTTATTCTCCTTCCGATCTTCGGCTCGAGGACCCTTCTCTGGCAGGATATGACCGGCACCAACAAGAGGAGCCGCGGGCGGATCGTGGTCCCCATATTCTTCATGGGCGACCTGATGAAGAGCCTCGTCCACACATTCGCCAGCTTCCGGTGGGAGCTGAACCGGGACATCAAGGGCGCCATGTGGGCCGACCCGATAGAGGGAGGGGTGACGGGCGAGTATTTCGATTACGCCAACACGTTTAAAAAGATGTCGAAGCTTTCCCAGGAGGCGAAAGAGAAGATCGAGGAGAAGTTTCGCAGCATCCGCAACAACCGGGACCGCTTCGCCGACGACTATATACAGTGGGTCATGTACGAAAAGGACGGGATCATGAAGCTCAACAACGTGGTGCGCGAGATGTTCTTCCGCCACATCCCCTTCCGCAAGGAGCTCAGGGGAAGGCTCGAATCGATGCCCGCCTTCACCCAGCCGGCGACGCGCTACAAGAACATCCACAAGAAGGAAGTGGAGGCCTATGAGCGCCGTTTCAAGAAATACCAGGACGATAGCGGCCAGCTCCCGGAAGAATTGAAGAAATTTTTTGAATTTTTGGATCTGTAA
- a CDS encoding DEAD/DEAH box helicase, with protein sequence MLFTELNLHPSVMGGIQDAGFVECTPVQEATLQKSLVGTDVMVQSQTGTGKTAAFLITIFNLFLTEEKYRHKKALVLTPTRELAVQVEQDAILLGKQTGLKTGCFYGGVGYATQDRLLKEDLNIFIGTPGRLIDYQKSRKIDFLKFEILIIDEADRMFDMGFMPDIRYMIKHMVQPERRQTMLFSATLDQRVKHLAWEYMNEPVEIEINPEHLTVELITQELYHVGKDEKFNLLLGLMQKEKPKSVLIFTNMKRTAERVSKRLNANNITNDYISGDLPQSKRLQIIDAIKAGETEILVATDVAARGLHIEDLDMVINYDLPDDCQNYVHRIGRTARAGKTGRAISLACEEDVFNLGPIEKLIGMKIPVKWAEEGLIVEAAGAPIHSGRRERGDRRGDRPRSGRGQGRDRDRGRDGSRRPRSETPRREPRERPAAVEGAYPAADEQRRESRREPRREPRREPRREQRQSQPAPPVDRQIHQATGAEGADDQQAKKRKRRRRGKKPAAEGAVQAQPQAPAQGREPRREREKRREPRQNQGRDQHRKRQPALSRDASPEERLEYFKNKYGENFEKAGRIIGDEKKQKPKTLVEGIKGLFGKLKKKK encoded by the coding sequence ATGCTATTTACCGAATTAAACCTCCACCCCTCAGTCATGGGGGGTATCCAGGACGCGGGCTTTGTAGAATGCACGCCGGTGCAGGAAGCGACCCTCCAGAAAAGCCTCGTCGGCACCGACGTCATGGTGCAGTCGCAGACCGGCACGGGTAAAACCGCAGCCTTTCTCATCACCATTTTCAACCTGTTCCTGACCGAAGAAAAGTACCGCCACAAAAAAGCGCTCGTTCTTACTCCCACCAGGGAGCTCGCCGTGCAGGTGGAGCAGGACGCCATACTTCTGGGCAAGCAGACCGGACTCAAGACCGGGTGCTTTTACGGCGGCGTCGGATACGCCACCCAGGACCGCCTCCTCAAGGAAGACCTGAACATTTTTATCGGCACGCCGGGCCGCCTGATCGACTACCAGAAATCGCGCAAGATCGATTTCCTCAAGTTCGAGATACTTATCATCGACGAGGCGGACCGGATGTTCGACATGGGCTTCATGCCCGACATCCGCTACATGATAAAGCACATGGTACAGCCGGAGAGACGCCAGACCATGCTCTTCAGCGCCACCCTGGACCAGCGCGTCAAGCACCTCGCCTGGGAATACATGAACGAGCCCGTGGAGATCGAGATTAACCCGGAGCATCTCACCGTGGAGCTCATCACCCAGGAGTTGTACCACGTGGGCAAGGACGAAAAGTTCAATCTCCTCCTGGGGCTCATGCAGAAGGAAAAGCCGAAGAGCGTCCTCATCTTCACCAATATGAAGCGGACCGCGGAGCGCGTGTCAAAGCGCCTCAACGCCAACAATATCACCAACGACTACATATCGGGCGACCTTCCGCAGAGCAAGCGCCTGCAGATCATCGACGCCATCAAGGCGGGCGAGACCGAAATACTGGTGGCCACGGACGTGGCGGCCCGGGGCCTCCATATCGAGGACCTCGACATGGTCATCAACTACGACCTGCCCGATGACTGCCAGAACTACGTTCACCGCATCGGCAGGACGGCCCGGGCGGGCAAGACCGGCAGGGCCATCTCCCTCGCCTGCGAGGAGGACGTGTTCAACCTGGGGCCGATAGAGAAGCTCATCGGCATGAAGATCCCGGTGAAATGGGCCGAGGAGGGCCTTATCGTGGAAGCGGCAGGCGCGCCGATCCACAGCGGCCGCAGGGAGCGCGGCGATCGACGCGGCGACAGGCCGCGGAGCGGAAGGGGCCAGGGACGTGACCGTGACCGCGGTAGGGACGGAAGCCGCAGGCCCCGTAGCGAAACACCTCGGCGCGAGCCGCGTGAGCGCCCCGCCGCAGTCGAAGGCGCCTACCCGGCAGCGGATGAGCAGCGCCGCGAGTCCCGTCGTGAGCCCCGCAGGGAACCCCGCAGGGAACCGCGCCGCGAGCAGAGACAATCACAGCCGGCCCCGCCCGTGGATCGCCAGATCCATCAGGCCACAGGCGCCGAAGGCGCCGACGACCAACAGGCTAAAAAACGCAAACGTCGCAGAAGGGGCAAGAAACCGGCCGCGGAAGGAGCGGTCCAGGCCCAACCCCAGGCGCCGGCACAGGGCCGGGAACCGCGCCGCGAGCGGGAAAAGCGCCGCGAGCCGCGCCAGAACCAGGGCAGAGACCAGCATCGTAAAAGGCAGCCGGCCCTTTCCAGGGACGCGTCGCCGGAAGAACGCCTTGAATATTTTAAAAACAAATACGGCGAAAATTTCGAGAAGGCCGGCAGGATCATCGGAGACGAGAAAAAGCAGAAACCGAAGACCCTGGTGGAAGGGATCAAGGGTCTCTTCGGCAAGCTCAAGAAAAAGAAGTGA
- a CDS encoding 4Fe-4S binding protein — protein MTVNPKRCPQNHTCPAVRYCPHGAIEQKGHGLPAINESKCQHCSACVTFCPMGAIEE, from the coding sequence ATGACAGTGAACCCCAAACGATGCCCACAGAACCATACATGCCCGGCTGTGCGGTATTGCCCCCATGGGGCAATTGAACAAAAAGGGCATGGACTGCCTGCCATAAACGAAAGCAAGTGCCAGCATTGCAGCGCCTGCGTAACCTTCTGCCCGATGGGAGCGATTGAAGAATGA
- a CDS encoding PAS domain S-box protein, with translation MDIKKCILLVEDEALIAEAESATLQRHGYDVITVSDGESAIECCKEEIQIDMILMDIDLGDGMDGPEAAVMILQDHDIPLVFLSSHIEKEVVDKTREITNYGYILKSAGETVLTASIDMAFKLYEAHLRLRESESRYRLLADNSRDVIWTMDISGEFTYVSPSVFHLSGWTPEEAYQMTYEDYILPQYVSMFKAELIHELSLPPEKRSKTKYLNFKQYKKDGTIINVESNLAWIFDKDGNPIGIQGSNRDISYRSWMEEALRDSNAKYQVIIENLDIIIYVLNRDGVAMYISPNVKKFGYSEDDILGHSMMEFIHPDDHALVLDSLRRVLDKGEEFPLELRMVRKNGDLVWVFEIGNILRDENNNFAQLVGCMLDITQHKQAEVALRESERRYRLLADNSTDVIWTMDLNGHFTYISPSVEKMTGWTQEESIGMELDDYVLPEYVDFIRKEIANELSKPAAERTPSKMIEIQQYAKDGSILFDEITVTWIYDEKGKITGLQGSNRYINDRKRIEENLHRALKEKETLLHELQYRVKNSMSIINGLVSLETDLLRDPHAQEALKNIRNRIQSMAALYDLLFQSNEIREIRLDRYIDKMGRMLLDTYTGEKRRFVIESRLDELRIDTKRAISIGLILNELLMNAVKHGRDKTGESTIRLDLKNEEEKAVIEVANKDSVFPKDFNPETSQGMGLKIVSMLTAQLKGSLEFQNSGNALFRIIFPL, from the coding sequence ATGGATATAAAAAAGTGCATTCTTCTAGTTGAAGATGAAGCATTGATAGCAGAGGCAGAATCCGCCACGCTGCAGAGACATGGATATGATGTAATCACCGTGTCCGACGGTGAAAGCGCCATTGAATGTTGTAAAGAAGAAATACAGATAGACATGATCCTGATGGATATCGACCTTGGCGACGGGATGGATGGGCCCGAAGCGGCGGTGATGATCCTTCAGGATCACGATATTCCCCTGGTTTTTCTCTCCTCGCACATCGAAAAGGAGGTTGTTGATAAAACCAGGGAAATCACGAATTACGGCTATATCCTTAAAAGCGCCGGTGAAACGGTCCTCACGGCCAGTATCGACATGGCCTTCAAGCTCTACGAAGCCCATCTCAGGCTCCGAGAAAGCGAATCGCGCTACCGTCTTCTTGCTGATAATTCAAGGGACGTTATCTGGACCATGGATATCTCCGGCGAGTTTACCTATGTAAGCCCATCCGTATTTCATCTTTCCGGCTGGACACCGGAAGAGGCGTATCAGATGACCTATGAGGATTATATCCTCCCACAGTATGTTTCCATGTTCAAGGCAGAACTCATCCATGAACTGTCCCTGCCTCCCGAAAAACGCAGCAAGACTAAATATCTGAATTTCAAACAGTATAAAAAAGACGGGACCATCATCAATGTCGAATCCAACCTTGCCTGGATTTTCGACAAGGATGGGAATCCGATTGGCATCCAGGGGAGCAATCGCGATATCAGCTACCGCAGTTGGATGGAAGAAGCGCTGCGTGATTCAAACGCAAAATACCAAGTAATAATAGAAAATCTCGACATTATTATATATGTCCTTAACCGCGACGGTGTCGCGATGTACATCAGCCCGAACGTAAAAAAATTTGGTTACTCCGAGGATGACATACTCGGACACAGCATGATGGAATTCATCCATCCTGACGATCATGCGCTTGTGCTTGATAGTTTACGGCGCGTTCTTGACAAAGGCGAGGAATTTCCACTGGAACTGCGCATGGTCAGGAAAAACGGCGACCTTGTCTGGGTATTTGAAATCGGCAACATACTGCGGGACGAAAATAATAATTTCGCACAGCTTGTCGGCTGTATGTTGGATATAACTCAGCACAAGCAGGCGGAAGTAGCATTGCGGGAAAGCGAGCGGCGCTATCGGCTGCTGGCTGATAATTCCACTGATGTGATATGGACAATGGACTTAAACGGGCATTTCACCTATATCAGTCCATCGGTGGAAAAAATGACCGGCTGGACACAGGAAGAGTCCATAGGGATGGAATTGGATGATTATGTCCTTCCCGAATATGTGGATTTCATACGCAAAGAGATAGCCAATGAGCTGTCGAAACCAGCTGCTGAAAGAACGCCATCAAAAATGATCGAGATCCAGCAATACGCGAAGGACGGATCTATCCTGTTCGACGAGATAACCGTAACGTGGATTTATGACGAAAAAGGGAAAATTACAGGACTGCAGGGGAGCAACCGCTATATCAACGACCGGAAACGCATCGAGGAAAATCTGCACAGGGCATTGAAGGAAAAGGAGACCCTTCTGCACGAGTTGCAGTACAGGGTTAAAAACAGCATGTCCATCATCAACGGCCTGGTGAGCCTTGAGACTGACCTCTTGCGCGATCCCCACGCTCAGGAAGCGCTGAAGAACATCAGAAACCGCATCCAGTCAATGGCGGCGTTGTACGACCTGCTCTTTCAATCCAATGAGATACGGGAAATAAGGCTCGACAGATACATCGACAAGATGGGGCGGATGCTTCTTGATACCTATACTGGCGAAAAAAGAAGATTCGTCATTGAATCGCGGCTGGACGAGCTGCGCATCGACACAAAACGCGCCATTTCCATAGGTTTAATCCTGAATGAGCTGCTTATGAATGCCGTGAAGCATGGGCGCGACAAGACCGGGGAAAGTACCATACGCCTTGATTTGAAAAACGAAGAGGAAAAAGCCGTCATTGAAGTCGCCAATAAGGATTCCGTGTTCCCGAAGGATTTCAATCCAGAAACATCACAGGGAATGGGGCTGAAGATCGTCAGTATGCTTACAGCACAGCTTAAGGGAAGCCTCGAGTTTCAAAATAGCGGAAACGCTCTTTTCCGGATAATATTTCCGCTCTGA
- a CDS encoding DUF1343 domain-containing protein — protein sequence MNRITLRISAACILLILFSGCGSSVSYNLNPGGRHVRTGIERFIGGPVKKYRGRKAALVTNHSGYDFDLRQNIQLLRDSGVTVSMVLAPEHGIYGYKNDLDFHPVSFDRIINCHIYNLYGINRNTLRYLIQQVDIVIFDIQDMGMRCYTYITNLKDIMDAMDGLDRELIVLDRPNPVGFLGIDGSFLEKRYATKYVSAFPAPFLYDMTIGESARYYRGQFRPKVKLRVINMGGYSRRGLFNKTGLPWIPPSPNLPTYESAIVYTAIVLMEGINLSLGRGTTKPFEYIGAPWIEPVSFCKKLEELKLKSFRFKPVYFKPTFSKYANMRCGGAQIFYTGGKFSPTETAYRIIGAVMKNYPYLAQWVRFGPFYDIDGLAGTDKFRVYIQAGKPWKEFIKATAPGIKEYRKKRRKYTLY from the coding sequence ATGAACAGAATCACACTACGGATATCCGCAGCCTGTATCCTCTTAATCCTTTTCTCGGGCTGCGGAAGCAGTGTCAGCTATAATCTCAACCCCGGCGGCCGCCACGTCCGCACCGGCATAGAACGCTTCATCGGCGGCCCGGTAAAGAAATACAGGGGACGCAAGGCAGCCCTGGTGACCAACCACTCCGGCTATGACTTCGACCTGAGGCAGAATATCCAGCTCCTGCGGGACAGCGGCGTCACGGTGTCCATGGTCCTGGCGCCGGAGCATGGCATTTACGGATATAAAAACGACCTCGACTTCCATCCCGTGTCGTTCGACCGGATCATCAACTGCCATATCTACAACCTCTACGGCATTAACCGGAACACACTCAGGTACCTGATACAACAGGTGGACATCGTGATCTTCGACATACAGGACATGGGCATGCGCTGCTACACCTATATCACGAACCTGAAGGATATCATGGACGCCATGGACGGCCTTGACCGGGAGCTCATCGTCCTCGACCGCCCCAACCCCGTTGGCTTCCTGGGCATCGACGGCTCCTTCCTGGAAAAGCGCTATGCCACGAAGTACGTGAGCGCCTTCCCCGCGCCGTTCCTGTACGACATGACCATAGGCGAATCGGCCCGGTACTACCGGGGCCAGTTCAGGCCGAAGGTTAAGCTCAGGGTGATCAACATGGGCGGGTATTCCCGGCGCGGGCTCTTCAACAAAACGGGGCTCCCCTGGATACCGCCCTCGCCGAACCTGCCGACCTACGAATCGGCCATCGTGTACACCGCCATTGTTCTCATGGAAGGGATAAACCTTTCCCTCGGCCGGGGAACCACCAAGCCCTTCGAGTATATCGGCGCGCCATGGATCGAGCCGGTATCCTTCTGCAAAAAGTTGGAAGAGCTCAAACTGAAGAGCTTCAGGTTCAAACCGGTCTACTTCAAGCCTACCTTCAGCAAGTACGCCAACATGCGCTGCGGCGGCGCCCAGATCTTTTACACCGGCGGCAAATTCAGTCCCACTGAAACGGCCTATCGCATCATCGGGGCCGTCATGAAGAACTATCCCTACCTCGCCCAATGGGTGCGGTTCGGGCCTTTTTATGACATCGATGGACTGGCCGGCACCGACAAGTTCAGGGTGTACATTCAGGCCGGGAAGCCCTGGAAGGAATTCATTAAGGCAACTGCGCCGGGGATCAAAGAATACAGGAAAAAAAGAAGGAAATATACGCTCTACTGA
- a CDS encoding DUF3795 domain-containing protein — protein MKYFNYDSYCGIYCGACDIMHAYQTGHNTAFASFWNESAVKAIHKAVGIPYDDSKPFELACHGCKSDSLFVNCRVCKIRTCAIEKKMDHCIDCGDYPCKLFSDWQKMKALLPHLEQVPVNLESIKKNGVNRWLSEQDQYWKCPECHTGFAWYSSTCANCGHDLKKSAWRFNFIRSGLMKLGLRLSSLMPGKK, from the coding sequence ATGAAATACTTCAATTATGATTCATACTGCGGGATCTATTGCGGGGCCTGCGATATAATGCATGCCTACCAGACCGGTCATAATACAGCTTTTGCCTCCTTCTGGAATGAATCCGCCGTGAAGGCGATCCACAAGGCCGTCGGCATCCCCTATGATGATTCAAAGCCCTTTGAGCTGGCCTGCCACGGCTGTAAATCCGATTCCCTATTTGTCAACTGCAGAGTCTGTAAAATACGCACCTGCGCCATCGAAAAGAAGATGGATCACTGCATTGACTGCGGCGATTATCCCTGTAAGCTGTTCTCTGATTGGCAGAAGATGAAAGCCCTGCTCCCCCATCTGGAGCAGGTGCCTGTTAATCTGGAGAGTATTAAAAAGAATGGCGTTAACCGGTGGTTGTCGGAACAGGACCAATACTGGAAATGCCCTGAATGTCATACCGGTTTTGCATGGTATTCATCAACATGCGCCAATTGCGGCCATGATTTGAAAAAGTCCGCGTGGCGCTTTAATTTCATCCGGTCAGGATTGATGAAACTCGGCCTGCGTCTTTCCTCGCTTATGCCCGGAAAAAAATAG